A genomic window from Betta splendens chromosome 17, fBetSpl5.4, whole genome shotgun sequence includes:
- the LOC114844502 gene encoding patched domain-containing protein 3, with translation MARSRIGATERCLRICFEVMGHFIGSYPWWFLIAPVILSAGLGSGFYFLQDRMSNNIEEQFTPADAKAKTERKYIEETFPGNYSMFSSLRLSTGGIYATLIATSDGNILAAEPLQDLLDLDLKIRTMPIQLDHQSFDYSDVCADILGVCTSNGILDIIKYDANNIDTLNLTFPWYHSETRPIPLHLSLGSVIVNGSSVVESAKAIQLHYYLQKDDKAKIDLWLESFLHLVSNHSSTFIQVSYSTSMSMQWEFEKSSASVIHLFSTTYAISIIFSIISCWRLDNVRTKVWVALCGVLSTGLAILSSFGALLLLGQPFVMTVASCPFLVLGIGLDDMFIMISCWQRTRVLDSVPERLARTYKDAAISITITTLTDALALLLGYSSPFGSVRSFCLYAAISVCFCYLYNITFLGASLALNGQREAGNKHWFTCAKIPEEVPSRNSKAFSICCVGGSYDRISETEETEPLRRIVEKFYGPFLTHKLIKASVFVIYAVYLAVSIFGCLMLKEGLDVGNLALEDSYLTSYYNNHRQHFSEYSYNVMVAVKQSVVYWKEAEREILLSCISNIESLDFVDSTHAWFLSFQRYTTAANVNMSSQDSFQIHLPRFLELRPMFRQDINFTTDDHIQASRFFIQTLNKATTEDLMTGLRKAAADCPLELLVYHPAFIYYDQYAVIMGDTIQTMVAAMATMLVVSLILIPNLLCSAWVAFAMCSVIAGVMGFMALWGVTLDSISMINLVMCIGFSVDFSAHVTYSFASSAKSDVNQKAVDALSHAGCPILQGALSTVLGVVVLSMSGSYIFRTFFKIVFLVTMFGLLHGLVFIPVFLTLLGSGKWC, from the exons ATGGCCAGATCCCGCATAGGCGCCACTGAGAGATGCCTACGCATTTGTTTTGAGGTGATGGGCCATTTCATCGGGTCATATCCCTGGTGGTTCCTGATCGCCCCAGTCATTCTCTCCGCAGGTCTCGGAAGCGGGTTTTATTTTCTGCAGGACAGGATGTCCAACAATATCGAGGAGCAGTTCACGCCTGCTGACGCAAAAGCCAAGACGGAGAGAAAATACATAGAAGAAACATTTCCAGGGAACTATTCTATGTTTTCAAGTTTAAGGCTGAGCACCGGTGGGATTTATGCAACTCTCATCGCTACAAGCGATGGGAATATTCTAGCAGCAGAACCACTTCAGGACCTCCTAGACCTCGACCTAAAGATTAGGACGATGCCGATTCAGCTCGACCACCAGTCATTTGACTATTCAGATGTGTGTGCAGACATTTTGGGGGTCTGCACCTCTAATGGTATTTTAGATATTATTAAATATGACGCCAACAACATAGACACCCTTAACTTGACATTTCCATGGTATCACTCAGAGACTCGGCCCATTCCCTTACATTTAAGTCTAGGGAGTGTGATAGTGAACGGGAGCTCAGTTGTTGAAAGCGCTAAAGCCATACAGCTccattattatttacaaaagGACGACAAAGCAAAAATAGATCTGTGGTTGGAAAGCTTCCTTCATTTGGTCTCAAATCACTCCTCAACTTTTATTCAG GTGTCCTACTCTACCTCCATGTCAATGCAGTGGGAGTTTGAAAAGTCTTCAGCCTCAGTGATCCATCTATTCTCCACCACTTATGCCATTAGCATCATATTTTCAATTATATCATGTTGGAG GTTGGACAATGTGCGGACAAAAGTGTGGGTGGCACTCTGTGGTGTCCTCTCCACAGGTCTTGCGATCCTAAGCAGTTttggagctctgctgctgctgggccaaCCTTTTGTCATGACAGTTGCCTCCTGTCCTTTCCTAGTATTAG GCATTGGACTTGATGACATGTTTATCATGATCTCCTGCTGGCAGAGGACCCGTGTTCTGGACAGTGTCCCTGAGCGGCTGGCCCGCACCTACAAGGATGCAGCCAtctccatcaccatcaccaccctGACAGATGCCCTGGCTCTGTTGCTGGGTTACAGCTCACCGTTCGGCTCAGTTCGATCCTTCTGCCTTTACGCTGCTATATCTGTTTGCTTCTGCTATTTGTACAACATCACGTTTCTGGGTGCTTCTTTAGCTCTGAATggacagagagaggcaggaaacaAGCATTGGTTCACCTGTGCCAAAATCCCAGAAGAAGTACCATCTAGAAATTCAAAAGCTTTCAGTATCTGCTGTGTTGGAGGAAGCTACGATCGAATCAGCGAAACAGAGGAAACTGAGCCGTTGAGACGCATAGTGGAGAAGTTCTATGGCCCATTTCTGACCCACAAATTGATAAAAGCCTCTGTATTTGTTATCTACGCTGTCTATCTGGCTGTGAGTATTTTTGGTTGCTTGATGTTAAAGGAGGGGCTTGACGTCGGTAACCTGGCTTTGGAGGATTCCTACCTCACTAGCTACTACAACAATCACAGGCAGCATTTTTCTGAATATAGCTACAATGTGATGGTCGCAGTGAAGCAGAGCGTTGTTTACTGGAAAGAAGCCGAACGGGAGATTTTGCTTTCATGCATTTCAAATATTGAGAGTCTAGACTTTGTCGACAGCACACACGCTTGGTTTCTTTCCTTTCAACGGTACACAACTGCAGCCAATGTCAACATGAGCTCTCAAGACAGCTTTCAAATCCATCTCCCCCGATTCTTGGAGCTCAGACCCATGTTCAGGCAAGACATCAACTTCACCACAGACGATCATATTCAGGCATCTCGTTTCTTCATACAGACACTCAACAAAGCCACAACGGAGGACCTGATGACTGGACTCCGGAAAGCTGCAGCCGACTGTCCCTTAGAGCTGCTGGTGTACCACCCTGCTTTTATCTACTATGACCAGTATGCCGTCATCATGGGTGACACCATTCAAACCATGGTGGCTGCCATGGCGACAATGTTAGTGGTCTCACTCATACTCATACCAAACCTTCTCTGTTCTGCGTGGGTGGCTTTTGCAATGTGTTCGGTCATCGCTGGTGTGATGGGATTCATGGCCCTGTGGGGTGTCACCCTGGATTCCATTTCTATGATCAACCTAGTCATGTGCATCGGTTTCTCAGTCGACTTCTCAGCACATGTTACTTACTCGTTTGCCTCAAGCGCCAAGAGTGACGTCAATCAGAAGGCTGTGGACGCTCTGTCCCACGCAGGCTGTCCGATACTGCAGGGAGCACTGTCCACCGTTCTGGGAGTGGTGGTGCTGTCCATGTCGGGGAGTTATATCTTCAGGACATTTTTTAAGATCGTGTTCCTTGTGACTATGTTCGGCCTTCTCCATGGCTTAGTGTTCATCCCAGTGTTTTTGACACTACTGGGAAGTGGGAAGTGGTGTTAA
- the LOC114844937 gene encoding ras-related protein Rab-18-B: MDDDVLTTLKLLIIGESGVGKSSLLLRFTEDTFDPDQSATIGVDFKVKTLTIDGNKAKLAIWDTAGQERFRTLTPSYYRGAQGVILVYDVTKRDSFTKLDNWLNELETYTTRNDIVKMLVGNKIDKDDHEVDRNEGLKFARKHSMLFIEASAKTKDGVQCAFEELVEKILQTPGLWESESHGEKVRFGEQDQATRGACGGYCSIP, from the exons ATGGACGACGACGTTCTTACGACCCTGAAACTCCTCATAATCGGCGAGAGTGGCGTGGGGAAGTCCAG TCTCCTCCTGAGGTTCACAGAGGACACTTTTGATCCAGACCAATCAGCCACAATAG GTGTGGACTTCAAAGTAAAGACACTTACTATAGATGGGAACAAGGCGAAGCTGGCTATATGG GACACAGCTGGACAAGAAAGGTTTCGCACTCTGACCCCCAGCTACTACCGTGGTGCACAGGGAGTCATACttg TCTATGATGTCACAAAGCGAGACAGCTTTACGAAGCTTGATAACTGGCTGAATGAACTGGAAACTTACACTACACGAAATGATATTGTAAAAATGTTGGTCGGGAATAAAATTGATAAG gaTGACCACGAAGTGGACAGAAATGAAGGCTTGAAATTCGCTAGGAAACATTCTATGCTTTTTATTG AGGCCAGTGCAAAGACCAAAGATGGTGTCCAGTGTGCCTTTGAGGAGCTTGTGGAGAAGATCCTCCAGACTCCGGGGCTTTGGGAGAGTGAAAGCCATGGGGAGAAGGTTCGTTTCGGGGAGCAGGATCAGGCCACCCGCGGGGCGTGTGGAGGATATTGCTCCATACCCTGA